The genome window gatgtgggtatgtgtcctggtgttctggtcgctgcattagcgcctcctgtggtcggtcggggcacctgttcggaactgggggggaatagcgtgatcgtcccacacgctacgtccccctggcgagactcctcattttcaggtgaaaagaagcggctggcgactccacgtgtatcggaggaggcatgtggtagtctacagccctccccggatcagcagaggaggtggagcagtgaccgggacggctgggaagagtggggtaatcgactctgtgcataactgtgatCCACTAACTTTGGGTTTCAACTGCAGTGGTCATGCCAGTTTCCCGTTTGTTGGCATGCGCTatcgacaatggcatatttttcgtgatgtctgcaagatttaccacggataaatgtcaacgacatgcacggaATTGTCGACAgattttcacctgcacctaccagcaaacgggtgaaaagtttcaagttgtacatatcaagttacgtccacaagtccgtccgtccgctcaccctcataattgtggacgtaagtatgtacaacttgaaacttctcacccgtttgctggtaggtgcaggtgaaagtttgtcgacaattctgtgcatgtcgttgacatttatccatggtaaatcttgcaggcatcacgaaaaatatgccattgtcaatagcacacgccaacaaacaggaaacgggtacgaccactgcagtagaaacctgAAGTCAGTGGATCACAGTTATGCACAGATCCGATTGGCCGGAtgaaatgggggagaaaaaggggcacaaaaaaaaaactaaactaaaaaaatactacaccacccacccaccatctGCTCTTAATGCCAGAAAGTGTAGACTATAGACTGGGAAATTAAAGTTATGTTTATTTAAACACATGTCGATATTTAAACAAGCATTCTTCAGGGGAGCTGTTTTACTTTACAATTCATATTTTGGCAAGTAGACTACAGAGGGTGCCCAAAAACATATCTAAGCCCATCTGCCCCCGTTAGCAGGAGACAAAAATTTTTTCCTGTCTTGCTGTAAAATGTGGGCAAAACTCTTGTCTGTGGTCTAGaagtgaggggggaaaaaacatgcATCTACTCGAGATGAGCTGGCCTCTGGTCAGTGTCGCGCCAATTCACAACCATGCTCTTGAATCAGATAAAGGATTGTATTTCCACCAATGGAGGGACTGTAATAGATCTCCTTGGCGCATTTCCACTCACCCTTCCAAATTCACTCACCACATCAGAGCACAGACCCCCGTCAGCAAGCTAGGCTCGCTATATAATCAGGATTAGTCTTACCAGTAGCAGTGAAGTTACACACCGTTTTTACTACACAATTTGAGCTCTGTCCCGGCCTCAAGCCCGAGACTGATGTGCTTGTTAGTGTGATGGGCTGCAGTGTCATCAGTGGAAACGGATCCTAAAGCACAGCATTGTAAATCAGATGAATAAGTACAGggtttttgttttcctttcagaagcagtttttttttctccaggttTTGAAAAGTTATGGGAGTAGTCTGGATTTTTTTAATTTGGGTCCAGTTTAACCATTTCCTATACGCATGTTCTCTGTAAAAATGTCAGTTAAAGCTACCGCGCCAAAACCAGCTTTTCTCACAAAATATATTCCAGCTGCTGTGAAGACGAGCTCAGATTTTAAGATTCCCTGCCCAGAGACAATGTCTGTTTACCGATTGTTTATTGTTGACAGGGTTGAATAGTGAGTCACGTGTCTCAAAGTGACAAAAATGAATGCTGAATGTGGACAATGTGGTATTAAAGTTGTTTTCTTGCAAAGGCTAGAAAGGAAGGACTGGtcccatttttttattttatctcgGTAACCTAATCCGTTTCTGTTCTTCATAGACACATTTTAAACATACTAGGCTACAAGTGGCCTCGTGATGAATAGTATTGACAGTCGTCCAAAGTTTAGTACTTATTTGTGCAGTCGATTATGTAGTTTGGTCTTGAGGAAGATTGTGTAAATTTTTGTAAGGCCTCGTGCAAAGGTCAAGGAAAGAAAGTAGGAACCATGAGAATAATAAGATCCCCTAAATGTTTTATTTTGTCCTCTCAGTTCCGTTTTTATAAGACAACAGCgggtagggctgggcgatatattgatattatatcaATATTGTGATATGAAACTGGATATAATTTGGgatgggatgggctccagcgtccccgcgaccctgagagcaggataagcggttcgggtaatggatggatatcaTAATACTGTGATGTGGCATAAGTATTGTCcgttcctggttttaaaggttggattacagtaaagtgatgtgCTTTTCTGAACTTAcgagactgttctagctgttgtGTTATTTGCCTTACCCACGTAGTTAGTATATAGGCATTACAGATGGTTATTTATCACAAATCTGATTGATTAAATTGTTTTATGAAAGCATTCCTACAATATTGTCACAATATCGATATGgaggtatttggtccaaaaatgtcgtgatatttgattttgtccatatcacccagccgTAGCGGCAGGGTGGCTAGTTGGTTTAAGAGAGCAGCCTCCTACTGGGTGAGGAAGATAGTAAATCACTAACAGCTTCAAGGGTGCTATTCTGTAGCCTAGCAGGTTTGGGGTATCTGTATCATATCGCTATGCTAGATTGGCACCCAACCGTGATGTGTTgttccaactgtgtgtgtgtgtgtgtgtgtgtgtgtgtgtgtgtgtctgtgtgtgtgtgtgtgtgtgtgtgtgtgtgtgtgtgtgtgtgtgtgtgtgtgtgtgtgcgcgcgcacagatGCAGTGAAGAGGAAGATTCTGGTTCTGGACCTGGATGAGACTCTCATCCATTCTCACCATGATGGGGTCCTCAGACCCACAGTCAGACCCGGCACGCCACCAGACTTCATCTTAAAGGTTTATTTGTGCACTGCGCCGCATATGCGCGTATACACAAGCCCTCTTAGCTGACTACATAAAATCAATTGGTCCCTCTTTCTGTTCCAATGCAGGTCGTCATTGATAAGCACCCAGTCAGATTTTTCGTACACAAAAGGCCACATGTGGACTTCTTTTTAGAAGTGGTGAGTCGGTTTCTACATTTCCCTATGATCAAGCTGGCTTTCTCCATGTGCTTTCTGTTATCCTAGCTCGATCGCACTCAGCAATATGCACCTGAAACGTAATCAGCTTGGTCTTGCTTTTGGCTTTTCATTGTGTTCCTCACCCTCTCGTCCTTTTAACTCTGCACTGTTCTGCGTTTTCTCAGTGTCAGATGACACAGAAATTACATTGAAAATGTGTTTATGTTTACAGCTCAGAAACATAAGCTAATGctaatatgtgtgtatatgtttgtgactgtatgttcACAGGTGAGCCAGTGGTATGAGCTGGTAGTGTTTACAGCCAGTATGGAGATCTATGGCTCGGCAGTGGCAGACAAGTTGGACAACAACAGGAACATCTTGAAACGTAGATACTACAGACAGGTACTACTCATAACTGCTGCACAACCTACCGATTGGTGTATACAATTGTTGACCTCATAGTCATTCAGCAGTTGTGCTGCTGTGATGGGGAGTAACTGCTATTGATTTAACTCTTTGTTCCTATAGCGTATCTAAAGTTTGTTGCCTTATTTTGGTGCCTTTTataattgttgttattgtttgGAAACTTTTCCATGTGCAAAGCCCTTTGTGACACCATCAACGCTCttgtgtgttttgtcttttggCAGCATTGTACATTGGATTTAGGAAGTTATATTAAAGACCTTTCCGTAGTACATGATGACCTGTCCAGTATTGTTATCCTGGACAATTCGCCTGGTGCTTATCGCAGCCATCCAGGTAAGGCTTccgttgtgcgtgtgtgtacacagacacgcacacgcacgcacgcacgctcacACAAACCACTTAAAAGGAAGGGCAGCGTTGGTATAAAATCACTCATACGTTTACGTTGACTCACTGTTTCACTATCCACTGTCTGATGCTTTGTCATGATCAAGGATATAGCAGTTAGGTGTTTTTACTTCTCACCATAGAACTATGGTATTTAATGGTATATCGTATGATGTAAATCCCGGTCAATTTCTCATTTATATCTTGAATTAAGGATGATGATGTGCACTTCATCATGGTTAAATATCTTAGACCTTTATTGAAATCTAATTTTGTTGAGGTCTGTCTCCACCTGATCCTTTCTCTGCTTTACTCTTGCGCTCCCCCACTGTTTGCCCGGTGTTTGTTTctctctcacgctttctctctcactcgctctctctctggctctctctctctctcattcacagacTCACCCCATAACCCAATACTTACACAGTTATGGTTGTGTTTGAGCTGTTTGATGCCTTTATACTGTGATTTCTCTTTTCCTACCCTCCTGGATGAGCTCACACAGTTGTTAATGATGTTTTACAGCAAACGGTTACAAAGCATCATCCCAACACTGACTTTCACAGTTCAGATAATGTGTCCCACCGTTACATATGGCGACTCCTACAGGTGATGGGGTGCCTGTACAGCTCCAGGGGGGATCTGGAGGAAATGGCATGAGCCTCCACTAGAGTTACATTCCCCTGGAGAAAtctactggcaggtgaaaagaaatggtcaGCCACctgtgtatcggaggatgcacatggtagtctgcaccctCCCCGCCCGCTGTAGGGGGTCATAAAAAGGTGGGACCTTTGCAGAACAGGGGTTTGGACATGGCAAATCGTGAGGAAAAAAACGTTTTAAGGCCAAGTCACTCTCATCTACTTTAATTGGTTGGATTCGGGTGTCAATTCCCACGTCTGCATCTAGCTTGATACCAACACAGTGAAATCAGGCTGTGGTCTTTCAGGCAGCATGATTGGCCTTGCGATAGGCCAGTAGTAGGGCAAACAACCAAGCTGCTTCTTCAAAATACAAGACACATATTGTATTTGTTGTAGCAGCACATTATATCTATGACCCTCTTCACACTCGGTGTCTTTAATGAACACTAAATGCAAATTATCACATccatgtccctctctctctctatgtgctTTTGCCTTCCAGACAATGCAATACCCATCAAGTCTTGGTTCAGTGATCCTAGTGACACAGCACTTCTTAACCTGCTGCCTATGCTGGATGCACTAAGGTAAAAAGcatgcggggcgtccgggtagcgtagcagtctattccgttgcctaccaacacgaggctcaccagttcgaatccccgtgttaccttcggcttggtcaggcgtccctacagacacaattggccgtgtctgcgggtgggaagctggatgtcggtatgtgtcctggtcgctgcactagcacctcctctggtcagtcggggcgccttttcgggaagggggggaatagcgtgatcctcccaaacgctacgtccccctggcgaaactcctcactgtcaggtgaaaagaagcggctggcgactccacatgtatcggaggaggcatgtggtagactgcagccctccccagatcggcagagggggtggcgcagcgacagggacggctcggaagagtggggtaattggacaggtacaactggggagaaaaaggggggaaagccaaaaaacaaaaacccaaacatGATGACCGCGGCATTAAAATTAGACAGCAGGGGCACCAACATCTACCATGGTTTATACTGTCCATGCGCTTCTCTAACTATTACAGTATGTGCTGCATTTCATGATTTTGATAATTGGTTAATTATTGCTTAATTGGGTTTAAAATAGGGAACTACTTTTAGCATTAAATCCATATTTTCTAACAATAAAATTGATTTTAGGGAAAAAAAGCACACATTCATGAATTAATTACTTAATTGGCTTTAATAATCATTGCAATAGAATTCAATCAAATGATGCAATCAGTGATGCACTTAAAATAAAAGGGAAAAGTATTTCTTACAAAATTGTAGCATATGTGTTTATCAAATGTTCCATTGCAGAGAAAAAGGATTTCATAACTTTGTCTGTAAAGATGTGATATGTTAGCAGACAGGGTCCAAAATTAACTTTATGGCTTACCTGCCATTGTGGCTGGTAGAGGAAAAAAATTTACTAgccaaatagattttttttttaccagccaaaaaAATAAATTGCCTTATGCTATTATTACTATTTACTGTGTCATCTTGGTCTCAAATGTGATTCTCAATCAATATTGTAGTAGTGTGTAGTAGTAATGGTAACACTAACTGGTATGCAGAAATATTCAACTGTTTCAACACTGAAGTGTAACACATTTTAATTAATACAGCAGTATTTGTCTTTAAGTGCAAAAATTATCATTTATTAAGAAGTTTGAGAATATAACAATTATAGAGGAATTAACAATAACAAGTAAAAAAGTGACAGTAATAATTTCAGTCATAGTTCGTATTAATGTTTTTTATTCTGTAGTAGCATGTTCAGTCTTCTTCAGACAGTTCGCTCTCAAAGCGATTTTTCCTTCTTGTCTCCTGCTAATCTCCACATAGCTGGGTTTGTTTCAACTGCCCGTATGACAACAAATACCTCAAATACTATAACAAGAAATCATGCAGTTTGATGACTGATGCAATTACGTACTTCGCTCAACACGCGTAGCACCGCAGATCTAGCAAATTGAAGTGACAGCAAACCAGCAGCTTTCTCCAGCGCATGTAagaaattcatttttttcctacCAGCCGGAGTGGCGGGTGGTCTCCATAATTTACTAGCCAAAGACTAAATTTACCTGTATTTGGTGACTTGGCAAGTGTTAATTTTGGACCCTGTTAGTAGGGTTTGCATAATTTGCGCCAAATGTCTTTCCCGCTGTCTTTTCCAGTAGATGCTTTCCAAGCTGATTTGTTGAAAATGGAACAACAGCCAATAATTGTTTATGCAAAATGATGCTTTTAGTGGGCGTGTTCCAGGCCATTGTTGCAAGCACCTCAATATCCTAACGTACAAGCTGATGCTACAGTTTCATGTAACAAATTGATAATAAAATGTTATCAGTTTTTTGGGAGCCATTTTTAGTTTTAATAACAGTTAGTTGTAGCAGGCCTCATTGAATTCCAGCTGGCATTCATGGTTCAAACTGCTGCAGCTGTCTTCACACCGATCACTTCTTGTCAACATAGCAGATGAGTGGTCGTGGATTAAGTTTCCTCTGTTTCAATCCTAGGTTTACTGCTGACGTGCGCTCCGTCCTTAGTCGAAACCTCCACCAGCATCGGCTCTGGTGATTGGCTGAATCGAGAGGGGTGGAGCTTGTCAAACCAGCTGCTTCCTCTCTGTCGGCTTCCGTCCTGCCCTCTATTCCCACACAGCTGATCCACCCACCCTCGAAGAGCCTCACTCTTGAAGAGTCCTGAGGAGCAGAGGGTTAGGGTGACCGCCTAGCATGGGATGAACAGTATGGGATCACGAGAGCCCGGAAACCACAAGGGAGGGGGGGCAGctatttgtttttcttcttgagttttaatttgtacttttttttttgttttgttttttcaaaacaAAATGGAGCCTCTCTGCCTTACAGCTCCAGATACTGACTGTGTGCGTATGGaggtatgtttgtgtgtacatgagtCAAAGTATGCTTGCTGCGTCCATTagtctttttaaacatttttgatGATTGGGGGGGGAGGATCAGCAAGGCAACAAAGACAATTCTCATTATTTTCTTCCTCATCTTCACCTCCGACTTTGCACTTCATTAGATGATAGCCCATCGTTTTACTCTCTTTGACATCCCAAGGCAACTGGAAAGTGGAAAATAGGAAAACTTCACCTTTTAGATGCCCCAAAAGTGATCGCTGGGTCTGAATGAATActtgaggcttttttttttctcacaggaACAGGTAAATGTATGCAATGATGTTATACTTCACCATCCACAGAATTCTTTCTGGATAAATATTGGAGCAACCtgatttcttttcttctttttttttcttctttttgccaCGATCGTCTCTTTCCCCCAAGCTCTTTATGGGACTTGATGACAAAGAATGGACTGTAAAGAagtgaggacaaaaaaaaaaaaagaatgactcGTAAAGATATGGACTTCTTTGCTTGCATTTAATATCTGGTGGTCTAATACCATAATGTAAAATACTTCTGGATCCCATGACATTTCACTCCCCCCCAATTCCATTTGATGCCATCCTAATATCAAACGATAGGACTTGCACTTAATTTGTCTCCCCTCTGTTTCTGTTGCAGTTCGTTTTGTATTTAATTCAGAAGTTGCAACCTGCCCTTTTCTTACCTGCTCCCTTTACAGTATGGGTTAAATTGTCTGACCCTCCGTCTTGAAATGCCTTCTGAACAACGTCAGTCTCGTCAAGGCTCACAACAGCTACATATTGGCTCTGTCTCCAGATCTGTGTTATTAATAAAACACTTGTCAGTATCAACCAATTTCTATCATGTTATTTAATGCATTTAATACTACCTCAGTTTGTTGTCATGGTTTGTGGTGTATACTTTACGcagctgcaaaaaaaaatttttttaatctgGAAATTGTGCAAGATGAACCggcatggcggcacagtggttagtgcggtcgcctcacagcaagaaggtcctgggttcgagccctggggtagtccagccttgtgggtcgtcctctgtgtgtggagtttgcgtgttctccccgtgtctgcgtgggtttcctccaggtgctccggtttcctcccacagtccaaagacatgtaggtcaggtgaatcggccgtactaaattgtccctaggtgtgaatatgtgtgtgtcggccctgtgatggcctggcggcctgtccagggtgtctcctcacctgccacctaatgactgctgggataggctccagcatccccgcgaccctgagagcaggataagcggttcgaataGTGGATGGATGTGCAAGATGGAATGATGCTTTCCAGTGTCAGGTTAATATGTCTCCTCCCTTATCTGCTGCCATCAAGTGGTAGAACACAACATCTCACTCCCATTTGGTACTTGCCAGATTTAAGAGATGAGATAGCGGCTTGAACTTCTGACCAGATCAATCTCAAAGTCCACTTCAACAAACAAGACCAGGGATGACGTAAGACTAAGGATGATGTATATCACCCTATCTCGTCACCCCATGCTTTCAACATTGTATGCAGCATTCTGTTGAAAAAGTCAATATCAGGTGTACAAACGGTTGCACAAGATTCCTCTTGCAGCAAATAAGTGTAGTGAGAACCATGCAAACCATGTGTCACATATACTCATGTGCTACCATCGGGGGGGCTTTTGGGTGCATCCCACTACATATTCAGGAGTTTCTGAACTTTGGTTTTGACTTCACTTGGTCGACTTCTGTATAGTTTTTGCTATTTACTTCCCAGTAGTGCAAATTTGTACGCTGCTGGATGCTGTGCAACGCTTAAGGTAACTGGACATGTAACTGAGGTACGCAAATGACATAAGTGCACCTTTTTAATGATTCGTCATCACGGGTTTTTATGAGGGGTGTAGTGATCATTGCCCAGAGATGCGGTGCTGAAGCGAGAAAAAAATTTGGACTGTCCAGTTCATCCCTCTTTGCAGTGGCTCTTACGTACTCATGTCTCCTGGTCCTGGAGGCTTCCACCCATCCAGGTGCTTGTACTTTGCATTGCTTGTGTAACGATGCACCTTATTTAGACATACAGTATTTTCCCTCCTCATTGGTTTTTAAGAATCCTCGTGAGTTATAGGTCGTTATGTAACAGCTCCTATATATAGAGTTATATAGGAGTCGTTACATAACAACCATCAATAATTCTGACTGCTGCAAATCATATTTTAATCCAAGTGCAACTTTTTTGATTAAATTATTGGAAAGAGCAAGACTGATATATTTTAACAAATAATTCAATACACTAGAACTTAGCTCCAGTAACAGTGAATATTCCCAAATTACGGGTTTCATTCTCACAAATCTCATCTATCTACGCATGTAGGAAAGCTggacatacatgtcaacaccaaatCAACAACAAATCTTCCGTTTGGGGTCCTTGGGACAAGGATCCTCTCATATAACGGTCCATGGTATAATGGACATTACTCTTCAACTCCCGGGTCTGTATTTGGGGTGTCTGGGGTTTTTGCTACATGTGGAAAGGGGATTTTCTCACCTCTAGGGAAGTGAAACTGGGTATTGTGTCCTCCGTACATCTAGGGTTGGACAGGCGAAAGCACCCTGTGGAGAAAGTGAAACTCCCATTATATAAAGACATAATGGGTGTTATAAGAACTTTAGCTTacttttttgtggatcccccccccccaattgtatccggccaattaccccactcttcgagccgtcccgggcactgctccaccccccctctgccgatccagggagggctgcagactaccacatgtctcctctgatacatgtggagtcgccagccgcttcttttcacctgacagtgaggagtttcaccagggggacgtagcgcgtggacgtcacactatttcccccagcccccccgagcagtcgccctgaccgaccagaggaggcgctaacgcagcgaccgggacacaccacaaccggcttcacacccgcagacatggccagttgtgtctgtagggacgcctgaccaagccataacacggggattcgaaccggtgatccccgtgttggtaggcaacggaatagaccgcaacactaCCCGGACTCCCAATATTACTTATACAATAGTGTGTACGCTCACTGTAAAGCATCTTTACTAATATCAAGAGGGGACTCTCAGGTTTCATCCCTGTGGTCTGGCTGCCTGAAATGAAACTAAACACTAAGTCCCTACCGAAAGGAAAAATAAGCACCCGGTGTGTGCAAGTCTGTTAGACAGAGACACCAAATGAATACAGTTTatattggggcgggggggggggtacttcgtATTTATCACTATCCAAAATCAATACGTGACACCCTATCTGCAGCATATGTACTGAGGCGCACCTATTAAACCCAGGACCGTCTGGCCGCCTGACTGCCTTGGGTTAAAGGCAGAACAGACGTCATGAGGGTGTGGTGAGGTAGAGGTCACAGCTACACGGTGTGGGAGTCGTGCTGCTATGAGCCCTCGTGTAAACTTGTGTAAGAGGCAAATGGAaaatcagaagaagaagaaaaaaaaatgcaaatggaTCCGTCACATGCACAAATCCAATCACCGACATTTTCCCATGTATCCGATCCCATCTGCAGAATCTCTGCCAGCAGGCggtgaataacacacacacatatgttttTTTTTCGTAGGATGTCTTGGAAAAACTGTTTCAACGTTGATTCACAAATTAGATAAAAATCCATAGAAGAATTTATGCAATTcttgtgggcgtccaggtagcgtggaggtctattccgttgcctaccaacacggggatcgcttgttcgaatccccgtgttacctccggcttagtcgggcgtccctactgacacaattggccctgtctgcgggtgggaagccggatgtgggtatgtgtcctggtcgctgcactagcgccgcctctggtcggtcgaggcgcttgttcggggggggagggggaatagcgtgatcctcccacgcgctacgtccccctggtggaactcctcactgtcaggtaaaaagaagcggctggcgactccgcatgtatcggaggaggcgtgtcacgtggtagtctgcagccctccccggatcggcagagggggtggagcagcgaccgggacggcttggaagagcggggtgactgaccaagtacagttgggcaaaaaaaaaaaggggggggggatccaaaaaaaagaaaagaaaaaaatttatGCAATTCTTGA of Lampris incognitus isolate fLamInc1 chromosome 20, fLamInc1.hap2, whole genome shotgun sequence contains these proteins:
- the LOC130130753 gene encoding CTD nuclear envelope phosphatase 1A codes for the protein MLKTRQCLLGIRTFLGVTSRIWGFILYILRKHLRTIIQYQTVRYDTLSLSHISRNRLNAVKRKILVLDLDETLIHSHHDGVLRPTVRPGTPPDFILKVVIDKHPVRFFVHKRPHVDFFLEVVSQWYELVVFTASMEIYGSAVADKLDNNRNILKRRYYRQHCTLDLGSYIKDLSVVHDDLSSIVILDNSPGAYRSHPDNAIPIKSWFSDPSDTALLNLLPMLDALRFTADVRSVLSRNLHQHRLW